A part of Antennarius striatus isolate MH-2024 chromosome 21, ASM4005453v1, whole genome shotgun sequence genomic DNA contains:
- the LOC137588833 gene encoding proton channel OTOP3-like gives MNMNSDPGVIEMDSTWRTTENSCSDEPLSGTEHQIQAPELDPMLVWVPSGRRLISGLLGLNVVLLGAALLAGQAFNPDGLRHQEPLVFMLLLMGASLIWMLWYLLWARKQPDICPHKDHHAGGITVVLVLLLFAAFSLMLYICKTGYLISMKECKPAVKVLAPFFEAPFLTLQTYLLWAHSKDCIHRHKIITRSGLMLILSADLLLWLNTVTEETIHEEIEFEKENMLTFSNIKSFEVNISESLGISNETLCQCSASAACLAFRKGIEIIYPFNMEYYLMAGCMIYVMWKNVGRKMTASQHHITEKLTVRIIFQGGIIYGIVFGVLVLIAGATIFILYQIWVSQPQLRLTAFLIFYGYHIVVMPIMSLCCLAGMLVHRLERRADEAGHNPTRSLDVVLLVGAALGQLALSYFSLVAALAVGTQRPLGGLDLSYSLLSLMELILQNIFIIEGLHRHPSLLAKKKSKQKKSIFKSKKKVSAPVQEEKRTDLSLLERNASAAARKPDQKNSGTKRAIREICAFLILSNIMLWIIPAFGVHPQFENGLGKEFFGFSAWFVLVNLGQPLCVFYRMHSVAALMEILISA, from the exons atgaacatGAACTCAGATCctggagtgatagagatggatTCCACCTGGAGGACAACAGAAAACTCTTGCAGTGATGAGCCACTCAGTGGCACAGAACATCAGATCCAGGCGCCAGAGCTGGATCCCATGCTGGTTTGGGTTCCCAGTGGCAGACGTCTGATATCTGGACTGCTGGGTCTTAACGTGGTCCTGCTGGGAGCTGCCCTATTGGCAGGGCAGGCTTTCAACCCTGATGGCCTAAGGCATCAAGAGCCCCTGGTATTCATGCTGCTCCTGATGGGGGCCAGCTTGATTTGGATGCTGTGGTACCTGCTGTGGGCCAGGAAACAACCTGACATATGTCCACACAAAGACCACCATGCCGGGGGGATCACTGTCGTTT TGGTCCTCCTGCTTTTTGCTGCTTTCAGTCTGATGCTCTATATCTGCAAGACTGGTTATTTGATCAGCATGAAGGAGTGTAAACCTGCTGTTAAAGTGCTCGCTCCCTTCTTTGAAGCACCGTTTCTCACACTGCAG ACATATTTACTGTGGGCTCACTCCAAAGACTGCATTCACAGGCACAAGATAATCACCAG ATCCGGCCTCATGTTGATCCTCTCGGCCGACCTGCTGCTGTGGCTGAACACGGTAACGGAGGAAACCATCCATGAGGAGATCGAATtcgaaaaagaaaacatgcttACTTTCAGCAACATAAAGTCATTTGAAGTGAACATCTCTGAATCATTAG GAATCTCCAACGAGACACTCTGTCAGTGCAGTGCAAGTGCTGCCTGTCTCGCCTTCAGAAAAGGAATTGAAATCATTTATCCCTTCAACATGGAGTACTACCTGATGGCGGGCTGTATGATCTACGTGATGTGGAAGAACGTGGGTCGCAAGATGACTGCTAGTCAACACCACATTACTGAGAAACTGACTGTGCGTATTATCTTCCAAGGTGGGATTATATACGGCATTGTGTTTGGCGTCCTGGTCCTCATAGCAGGAGCGACCATCTTCATTCTCTACCAGATTTGGGTGAGCCAGCCGCAGCTTCGCCTCACTGCCTTCCTGATTTTTTACGGCTACCACATAGTGGTCATGCCTATCATGTCTCTTTGCTGCCTGGCTGGGATGTTGGTACACAGGCTGGAGAGAAGGGCAGATGAGGCAGGACACAACCCAACACGTAGCCTGGATGTGGTCCTCCTTGTTGGAGCAGCTTTGGGTCAGCTAGCACTATCTTACTTCTCTCTGGTGGCGGCCCTAGCAGTAGGAACCCAAAGGCCGCTGGGAGGCCTCGACCTATCCTACTCCCTCCTCAGTCTAATGGAATTAATCCTTCAGAATATCTTCATCATTGAGGGCCTCCACAGGCACCCGAGTCTCCTTGCCAAGAAGAAATCCAAGCAGAAGAAAAGCATATTCAAG TCTAAGAAGAAGGTTTCTGCACCAGTGCAAGAGGAGAAGAGGACAGATCTTTCTCTACTTGAAAGGAATGCATCAGCTGCTGCTCGAAAGCCAGATCAAAAAAACTCTGGGACAAAAAGAGCAATCAGAGAAATCTGTGCTTTTCTCATCCTTTCTAATATCATG CTGTGGATCATCCCTGCCTTCGGAGTCCACCCTCAGTTTGAGAACGGCCTCGGGAAAGAGTTTTTTGGTTTCTCTGCTTGGTTTGTTCTGGTAAACCTCGGCCAGCCACTCTGTGTTTTCTACAGGATGCACTCTGTGGCAGCTTTGATGGAGATCCTCATCTCTGCTTAA